One window of Triticum dicoccoides isolate Atlit2015 ecotype Zavitan chromosome 5A, WEW_v2.0, whole genome shotgun sequence genomic DNA carries:
- the LOC119303752 gene encoding E3 ubiquitin-protein ligase SIRP1-like, whose product MEEGQESRYWCHSCAEVIVPVEPEKKCPDCDGGFVEEMGSEGFEPSTNVRSERNLSLWAPLLLGMMGGSSRRSRPQRDMMDSSSDEDSRQARIRSALRDTDDEDEDDDDDDSDRELEDMIRRRRRRGSSLVRLLQTLRDDLRGLDGIGRDRDRDRDSERDRERERERRDRERRERERARRERERARERDRGGERTESLILINSNNEAIILQGTFGPSDNQENSSNTSTGVSLGDYFLGPGLDMLLQRLADSDLNRSGTPPAKKESVAALPTVNIQEVLGCTVCLEEFEMGTEAKEMPCQHKFHSNCILPWLELHSSCPICRFQLPTEESKNPCESGSGGGTVSADGDHAESSNSDIEGANHDGGSLLDESSINDRDVTSALNAIFGDGSSSSSSDENGPCASES is encoded by the coding sequence ATGGAAGAAGGTCAGGAAAGCAGGTACTGGTGCCACAGCTGCGCTGAGGTGATTGTTCCTGTGGAGCCGGAGAAGAAGTGCCCGGACTGTGATGGCGGGTTTGTGGAAGAGATGGGGTCTGAGGGCTTTGAGCCGTCCACAAACGTGAGGTCTGAGCGGAACCTCTCGCTCTGGGCCCCGCTGCTGCTTGGGATGATGGGTGGTTCATCGCGGCGGTCGAGGCCCCAGAGGGATATGATGGATTCTTCTTCTGATGAGGACTCACGCCAAGCAAGGATCAGGAGTGCGCTGAGGGAtactgatgatgaggatgaagatgatgatgatgatgattctgACCGTGAGCTTGAAGACATGATTAGGAGGCGAAGGAGGAGGGGCTCGTCGCTTGTCAGGCTGCTCCAGACCCTCCGTGATGACTTAAGGGGCTTGGATGGCATTGGCAGGGACAGGGACAGGGACAGGGACAGCGAGAGAGaccgggagagggaaagggaacgaAGGGACAGGGagagaagggagagggagagggctagaagagagagggagagagcaaggGAGAGAGACCGAGGGGGAGAAAGGACAGAGAGCTTAATACTGATCAACTCCAACAATGAGGCCATTATTCTCCAAGGAACATTTGGACCTAGTGACAACCAAGAGAACTCAAGCAACACAAGTACTGGCGTTTCACTTGGAGACTACTTTCTTGGTCCTGGCCTGGATATGCTCTTGCAGCGTTTGGCAGACAGTGACCTGAATCGTTCTGGGACCCCGCCTGCCAAAAAGGAATCTGTGGCAGCATTGCCAACTGTGAACATCCAGGAAGTATTGGGCTGTACAGTCTGTCTTGAGGAGTTTGAAATGGGGACGGAGGCGAAGGAGATGCCTTGCCAACACAAGTTTCACTCCAATTGCATCCTTCCATGGCTGGAGCTCCACAGTTCTTGCCCAATTTGTCGATTTCAGTTGCCTACCGAGGAGTCAAAGAACCCATGTGAATCAGGCAGTGGTGGTGGGACAGTGAGTGCTGATGGAGATCATGCTGAGTCAAGTAATAGTGATATAGAAGGTGCTAACCATGATGGAGGCAGTCTGCTTGATGAAAGTTCAATAAATGATAGAGATGTGACGTCTGCGTTGAACGCGATCTTCGGAGATggatcctcatcatcctcatc